TGGCAGCGTGATAGGTTCTTCAAGGCTACGGGCAGTATGTAAGCAATCAATCATGGGGCTTTACACCCTACTGCTGTCAACAGATTCGGTCTTTCATCACAGGCACCACACCGCTTGACGCCTCAGAAACATGCTGCGGAATCGCACTATGGTACCGCGTCAGCATCCTATGCCCACATAACGTTTCTTACCACACCGTTGTGATAACGACGTTACGTCCAATAATACAAAATACGCCCATTCTGTTTGGGGCTAGGGCGCCCAGATTGCACAATATCCATTGCCTGTAAGCTCAGCGCACGCATTTGCTCGCGCGTGCACCACATACGCACGACCCCGGCATCTTCATCAATCTCTTCTTCGGATTCCGACTCTGTGAACTCCTGGGCAACGAGCACAACTGCCTGTTCTGCTTCGTCATAAGCAAGGCCCATCTGCGAAATACGGAAGATCGGATCAATCGGCTCGCGCAGGTCCATATCGAGCGCAGCCATTTCGACCGTCGTATCGGTGTTATCGCGCTCATCCAGATCACTGAGAAATTCCTCTATCGCGGAGGCAAGCGCCCACGCCTGTTCTTTTTCAATGATGAATGAGACAAGCTGGTTATCGCGGCCAGCCTGTAAGTGGAACACGCGCTGGCCCTTTGGCCCAATGGTGCCGACGGTTATAAAATCAACCGGACGCAGTTCAATTTCTGTTTTCGCCATTTTTCGCCTGTTCCTTTTGCTTTTTCATCGCCTGTACATGGGCTGTATCGTTGACAGTAGCAACGTACGGGCGACTATGTCCGAGCATGATCGTTGTAATCGATGCTGGAGAAATAACAATACGCTGGAAGTTATCCAGATGAACCCCCAGATAATGTGCAACCGCCATTTTGATGAGATCGGCATGGAAGACGAGCGCCACCGTCTGGCCAGGGTGCTTGTCTACAATAGATTCAAGCGCATTGACGACGCGAGACTGCAC
The Phototrophicus methaneseepsis DNA segment above includes these coding regions:
- a CDS encoding DUF3090 family protein, with protein sequence MAKTEIELRPVDFITVGTIGPKGQRVFHLQAGRDNQLVSFIIEKEQAWALASAIEEFLSDLDERDNTDTTVEMAALDMDLREPIDPIFRISQMGLAYDEAEQAVVLVAQEFTESESEEEIDEDAGVVRMWCTREQMRALSLQAMDIVQSGRPSPKQNGRILYYWT